The proteins below are encoded in one region of Manis pentadactyla isolate mManPen7 chromosome 2, mManPen7.hap1, whole genome shotgun sequence:
- the POU5F2 gene encoding POU domain, class 5, transcription factor 2 has translation MAGPRLPNYSLVPGSGEGGPRGPVSVGVDTPIWLSAHAAPGRLMVQPGIGPAVCPGPEMWEVPLNPQTYEFQGKMVPCERLVRAGEARAWLPNPFQGAIPGPYVTLRSIPSLALPEDVSVTEKEMEQLANELRQKRMTLGYSQADVGFAVGALFGKELSQTTICRFESQQLSLANMWKLQPLLKMWLEEVDTKNLLGLCRMEMILQQARKWRQASRERRIRNNLEKLFLQCPKPTAQQISCISAELQLQKDLVRVWFYTRSRMSSQPARYFSPPEEGAAIGPPFPGGLVCFPLSSEFHFGSPYYGGPYFTPLYPSAPFPVGRALLSAPATNLGLPRLSSQGACLSGEDHAGETSPWHSFLDF, from the coding sequence ATGGCCGGACCCAGGCTCCCAAACTACTCACTGGTGCCAGGCAGTGGTGAAGGCGGGCCCAGAGGGCCAGTGTCAGTTGGGGTTGACACCCCGATCTGGTTGAGCGCCCATGCGGCCCCCGGCCGCCTGATGGTCCAGCCGGGGATCGGACCCGCAGTCTGTCCAGGCCCTGAGATGTGGGAGGTGCCCCTGAATCCGCAGACTTACGAATTCCAGGGCAAGATGGTGCCCTGCGAGCGCCTGGTCAGAGCTGGCGAGGCGCGGGCCTGGCTCCCGAATCCCTTTCAGGGCGCCATCCCTGGGCCGTACGTCACACTGCGGAGCATCCCCAGTTTGGCACTGCCAGAGGACGTCTCGGTcacagagaaagagatggagCAGCTGGCCAACGAGCTCAGGCAGAAGAGGATGACCCTGGGGTACTCGCAGGCTGACGTGGGGTTCGCCGTGGGGGCTCTTTTTGGAAAGGAGCTTAGCCAGACAACCATCTGCCGCTTTGAGTCCCAGCAGCTCAGCCTGGCCAACATGTGGAAGCTGCAACCGCTGCTGAAAATGTGGCTGGAGGAAGTGGATACCAAGAACCTGCTGGGCTTATGCAGAATGGAGATGATCCTGCAGCAGGCTCGGAAATGGAGACAGGCAAGCAGGGAGCGGCGCATCAGAAACAACCTGGAGAAACTCTTCCTGCAGTGCCCAAAGCCCACAGCCCAGCAGATCAGTTGCATCTCTGCGGAGCTCCAGCTGCAAAAGGACCTGGTCCGAGTTTGGTTCTATACCCGGAGCAGGATGAGCAGTCAGCCAGCCAGATATTTCTCCCCACCAGAGGAGGGGGCGGCAATCGGACCTCCCTTCCCAGGGGGACTGGTGTGCTTTCCCCTGTCGTCAGAGTTCCATTTTGGTTCCCCTTACTATGGGGGCCCCTACTTTACACCCTTGTAcccctctgcccctttccctgTAGGGAGAGCCCTCCTCTCTGCCCCGGCCACCAACCTGGGCCTTCCCAGGCTTTCAAGCCAAGGGGCCTGCCTTTCTGGGGAGGACCACGCTGGGGAAACCAGTCCCTGGCATTCCTTCCTGGACTTTTAG